The following coding sequences are from one Peromyscus eremicus chromosome X, PerEre_H2_v1, whole genome shotgun sequence window:
- the LOC131899363 gene encoding large ribosomal subunit protein eL14-like produces the protein MVFRRFVEVGRVAYVSFGPHAGKLVAIVDVIDQNRALVDGPCTRVRRQAMPFKCMQLTDFILKFPHSARQKYVRKAWEKADINAKWAATRWAKKIDARERKAKMTDFDRFKVMKAKKMRNRIIKTEVKKLQRAALLKASPKKAPVAKAAIAAAAAAAAAAAAKVPAKKATGPGKKAGAQKATGQKAAGQKAAPPAKGQKAQKTPAQKAPSKAAGKKA, from the coding sequence ATGGTGTTCAGGCGCTTCGTGGAGGTTGGCCGGGTGGCCTACGTGTCCTTTGGGCCTCATGCAGGAAAGCTGGTCGCGATTGTAGATGTTATTGACCAGAACAGGGCTTTAGTGGATGGACCTTGCACTCGGGTGAGGAGGCAGGCCATGCCTTTCAAGTGCATGCAGCTCACTGACTTCATCCTCAAGTTCCCACACAGTGCCCGTCAGAAGTATGTACGAAAGGCTTGGGAGAAGGCAGATATCAATGCAAAATGGGCAGCCACAAGATGGGCCAAGAAGATTGATGCCAGAGAAAGGAAAGCCAAGATGACAGATTTTGATCGTTTCAAAGTCATGAAGGCAAAGAAAATGAGGAACAGAATAATCAAGACTGAAGTGAAGAAACTTCAAAGAGCTGCTCTCCTGAAAGCTTCTCCCAAAAAAGCACCTGTTGCTAAGGCTGCCATTGCTGCAGCTgcagcagcggcggcagcagcagcagctaaagTTCCGGCCAAGAAGGCGACAGGACCAGGCAAGAAGGCTGGGGCCCAGAAGGCTACAGGCCAGAAGGCTGCCGGCCAGAAGGCAGCTCCTCCTGCTAAAGGTCAGAAGGCTCAGAAGACTCCAGCCCAGAAAGCACCTTCAAAGGCAGCTGGCAAGAAAGCATGA